A region of Flavobacterium album DNA encodes the following proteins:
- the prs gene encoding ribose-phosphate diphosphokinase, translating into MLVLNLDPAFMPIEGTEIAFKSFSFSGGEPHIKIEPGFDVSQTVTITHRLNSFNRLGELCVTVDALKRMGVQKINLFIPYFPGARQDRIMIPGEPLTVKVYANIINAMGFAKVTVFDPHSEVAPALLNNCEIVPNYVFIDEVLKRIGSNVKLISPDGGALKKIYKLSEYLGGADVVECSKSRDVKTGKLSGFKVYEDDLAGADCLIVDDICDGGGTFVGLAEELKKKHAGKLYLTVSHGIFNKGFDMFEGFERLYTTNSFTDFNNNKIEQIKIQL; encoded by the coding sequence ATGTTAGTTTTAAATCTTGACCCCGCTTTCATGCCAATAGAAGGAACCGAAATTGCATTCAAAAGCTTTTCGTTTTCCGGTGGCGAACCGCATATAAAGATCGAGCCCGGTTTTGATGTATCGCAAACCGTAACCATTACACACCGCCTGAACAGCTTTAACCGGCTTGGGGAATTGTGCGTAACCGTCGATGCCCTGAAGCGTATGGGCGTACAGAAGATAAATCTTTTTATACCGTATTTTCCGGGAGCGCGCCAGGACAGGATTATGATTCCCGGTGAGCCATTGACGGTAAAAGTGTACGCCAATATTATCAATGCAATGGGCTTTGCGAAAGTAACGGTATTTGACCCGCACTCTGAAGTCGCTCCTGCATTGCTAAACAATTGTGAGATCGTTCCCAATTATGTTTTTATAGACGAAGTATTAAAAAGGATAGGAAGCAATGTAAAGCTGATTTCCCCTGATGGCGGTGCCTTAAAAAAGATATACAAACTGTCCGAATATCTTGGCGGTGCAGATGTCGTGGAATGCAGCAAAAGCAGGGATGTAAAAACCGGGAAGCTTTCAGGCTTTAAAGTATATGAGGATGACCTGGCCGGTGCCGACTGCCTTATCGTAGATGATATATGCGATGGTGGCGGGACATTTGTTGGCCTTGCCGAAGAGCTGAAAAAGAAGCATGCCGGTAAGCTGTACCTTACGGTGAGCCACGGGATATTCAATAAAGGGTTTGATATGTTTGAAGGCTTCGAAAGGCTGTACACCACAAATTCATTCACCGATTTTAACAACAATAAGATCGAACAGATAAAAATACAGCTATGA
- a CDS encoding uracil-DNA glycosylase has product MEQVDDFIHKLSLVSKSGDCTNLYFGNDIKSEIRRNNLRMYLSKMKNENPYHLLLGEAPGYKGCRLSGIAFTSEGILSKNDFFAGEEVQFINDAKRENEISATIVWNEISKLNKMPLIWNIYPFHPHLNDNVNTNRTPTQSELNEGKEILKSLLYIFSIKKIIALGKKPHQQLHDIGIPFCYVRHPANGGKDKFVQGINKEII; this is encoded by the coding sequence ATGGAACAGGTAGATGATTTCATTCACAAACTTTCACTGGTTTCAAAATCAGGCGATTGTACGAATCTTTACTTTGGAAATGATATTAAAAGTGAAATCAGGCGAAATAATTTAAGAATGTATTTGTCCAAAATGAAAAATGAAAATCCATATCACTTACTCTTAGGAGAGGCTCCGGGATATAAAGGTTGTAGGCTTTCAGGTATAGCTTTTACAAGTGAGGGAATTTTATCGAAAAATGATTTTTTTGCTGGTGAAGAAGTTCAATTTATAAATGATGCGAAGCGCGAAAATGAAATTTCTGCGACAATTGTTTGGAATGAAATTTCCAAATTAAATAAGATGCCTCTGATTTGGAATATTTACCCTTTTCATCCTCATCTCAATGATAATGTAAATACAAACAGGACACCTACTCAGTCAGAACTAAATGAAGGTAAAGAGATTTTGAAAAGTTTACTGTATATTTTCTCAATTAAAAAAATTATTGCTTTAGGGAAAAAACCTCACCAGCAATTGCACGATATAGGTATTCCTTTTTGCTATGTCCGGCATCCGGCAAATGGGGGAAAAGATAAATTTGTTCAAGGAATTAATAAAGAAATTATATGA
- a CDS encoding nicotinate phosphoribosyltransferase, which yields MNPLLLTDGYKVDHRRQYPQGTTLVYSNWTPRKSRIEGVEEVVFFGLQYFIKKYIIEDFERYFFARPKYEVLKEYSRRINNYLGENQVGADHIAALHDLGYIPMVFKALPEGAGVPVRVPMFTMYNTLPEFFWLTNYFETLLSNIVWLPCNSATIAKEYRRILDKYAAETSSVPEFVNWQGHDFSMRGMGGIDASLASSAAHLLSFTGTDTIPAIEFLEQYYNADSDKELVGGSVPATEHSVMCMGTTEGELETFKRLITEVYPKGIVSIVSDTWDLWKVLTEYLPALKDEITGRDGKVVIRPDSGNPVDILCGNPDGKTEKERKGVVELLWDVFGGMINSKGYKELIPQIGAIYGDSITLERATKICERLKQKGFASTNVVLGIGSFTYQYNTRDTFGFAMKATYGEVNGEGREIFKDPVTDDGTKKSAKGLMKIILEDGTYKLIDQVIWEEEQQGELKEVFRDGKLLVDQSLKDIRERIRSNKSLDKR from the coding sequence ATGAACCCATTATTATTAACAGACGGCTATAAAGTAGACCACCGCAGGCAATACCCTCAAGGTACTACCCTGGTATATTCTAACTGGACACCAAGGAAATCGAGGATTGAAGGCGTAGAGGAAGTAGTGTTCTTCGGGTTGCAGTACTTCATCAAGAAATATATTATTGAGGATTTTGAGCGCTACTTTTTTGCGCGCCCAAAATACGAGGTGCTGAAAGAATACTCCCGCCGCATCAACAATTACCTTGGCGAGAACCAGGTGGGCGCCGATCATATTGCTGCCCTGCACGACCTTGGCTATATCCCGATGGTATTCAAGGCGCTGCCGGAAGGTGCAGGAGTTCCCGTGCGTGTACCGATGTTCACGATGTATAACACCCTGCCGGAATTTTTTTGGCTGACCAATTATTTCGAAACGCTGCTCTCTAATATCGTGTGGCTGCCCTGCAATTCGGCTACTATTGCTAAAGAATACCGCAGGATACTGGACAAATATGCTGCCGAAACATCGTCTGTGCCGGAGTTCGTTAACTGGCAGGGGCACGATTTCTCCATGCGCGGTATGGGCGGCATCGATGCGTCCCTCGCTTCATCGGCGGCGCACCTGCTGAGCTTTACAGGTACCGATACTATTCCCGCCATAGAGTTCCTGGAGCAGTATTATAATGCCGATTCGGATAAAGAACTCGTGGGCGGGTCGGTGCCTGCAACCGAGCATTCCGTTATGTGCATGGGAACAACGGAAGGTGAATTGGAGACTTTTAAGCGCCTGATAACAGAGGTCTATCCCAAGGGCATCGTTTCCATCGTTTCAGACACCTGGGATCTTTGGAAAGTGCTTACCGAATACCTGCCTGCGCTTAAAGATGAGATCACAGGCCGTGATGGCAAAGTGGTTATTCGCCCCGACAGCGGCAACCCGGTAGACATTTTGTGCGGCAACCCTGATGGGAAAACTGAAAAGGAGCGCAAAGGTGTTGTGGAACTGCTATGGGATGTTTTTGGCGGCATGATCAATAGCAAAGGCTACAAAGAGCTCATCCCACAGATAGGGGCTATTTATGGCGACAGTATTACACTGGAACGTGCCACGAAAATATGCGAGCGCCTGAAACAAAAAGGGTTTGCGTCTACCAATGTCGTGCTGGGCATCGGGTCATTCACCTACCAGTACAACACGCGCGACACCTTTGGCTTTGCCATGAAAGCAACCTACGGCGAAGTGAATGGCGAGGGCCGGGAAATATTCAAGGATCCTGTTACGGATGACGGTACTAAGAAGTCGGCCAAAGGACTGATGAAGATCATCCTCGAAGACGGTACCTATAAACTGATCGATCAGGTAATTTGGGAAGAAGAGCAGCAGGGAGAGCTGAAGGAAGTTTTCAGGGATGGAAAATTACTGGTTGACCAATCATTGAAAGACATACGGGAGAGAATCCGAAGCAATAAGAGCCTGGATAAAAGATAA
- a CDS encoding NAD(P)/FAD-dependent oxidoreductase, with the protein MRSFDVIIAGGGAAGFFTAINIAEANPKLKVAILERGKEVLSKVRISGGGRCNVTHACFVPNDLVKFYPRGEKELRGPFNRFCSGDTIEWFERHGVELKIEEDGRMFPVTDSSQTIIDCFMEAVKKINIPVLTGESIQSLYKSETHWKVETNKETFLAEKLVMATGSNPKMWEMLEELGHTVVPPVPSLFTFNIKDQRIKDLMGVSAMASVKVKGTKLEASGPLLITHWGMSGPGILRLSAWGARDLFNKNYQFTLQVNWLNDVDTNDCLETLKGLKQEQAKKTVGKHSPFDFPKRLWESLVAASGITPETRWADLSKNQLQALAMQLTDGHFNVNGKSTFKEEFVTAGGIDLKEVNFKTMESKLLENLYFAGEILNIDAITGGFNFQNAWTDGFIAAESIVSNN; encoded by the coding sequence ATGAGAAGCTTTGATGTAATTATCGCAGGCGGTGGTGCGGCGGGTTTTTTTACAGCCATAAACATTGCTGAAGCCAATCCGAAACTGAAAGTTGCCATACTGGAACGCGGCAAAGAAGTATTGTCTAAAGTCCGCATATCAGGTGGCGGCCGCTGCAATGTGACGCATGCCTGCTTTGTGCCGAACGACCTTGTGAAGTTTTACCCGCGTGGCGAAAAAGAACTTCGGGGACCATTTAACCGTTTTTGCTCCGGCGATACAATAGAGTGGTTTGAACGCCATGGTGTGGAATTAAAAATAGAAGAAGACGGACGCATGTTCCCTGTAACCGACAGCTCCCAAACCATCATCGACTGTTTTATGGAGGCGGTGAAAAAAATAAATATCCCGGTATTAACTGGCGAAAGCATCCAGTCGCTTTATAAGTCGGAAACCCATTGGAAGGTAGAAACGAATAAGGAAACCTTCCTGGCTGAAAAGCTGGTCATGGCCACTGGCAGCAACCCTAAAATGTGGGAAATGCTTGAAGAACTCGGCCATACGGTCGTGCCGCCGGTACCGTCACTGTTCACCTTCAACATTAAAGACCAGCGCATCAAAGACCTGATGGGGGTTTCGGCAATGGCTTCGGTAAAGGTAAAAGGAACCAAGCTTGAAGCTTCCGGTCCGCTGCTAATAACGCACTGGGGCATGAGCGGGCCGGGGATACTGCGCCTTTCGGCATGGGGAGCGCGCGACCTTTTTAATAAAAACTACCAGTTCACATTGCAGGTCAACTGGCTGAACGATGTGGATACTAATGACTGTCTTGAAACACTTAAAGGGCTAAAGCAGGAACAGGCAAAAAAGACCGTAGGCAAACACTCGCCTTTCGATTTCCCGAAACGCTTGTGGGAGAGCCTCGTTGCAGCATCAGGAATTACCCCTGAAACACGCTGGGCCGACCTTTCCAAAAACCAGTTACAGGCGCTTGCCATGCAACTGACCGATGGGCATTTTAATGTAAATGGCAAAAGTACCTTCAAAGAAGAATTTGTTACGGCAGGAGGCATCGACCTGAAAGAAGTTAATTTCAAAACGATGGAAAGCAAGTTGCTGGAAAACCTTTATTTTGCCGGGGAAATACTGAATATTGATGCCATAACCGGTGGTTTCAACTTCCAGAATGCTTGGACAGATGGATTTATAGCGGCGGAAAGTATTGTTTCGAATAATTAA
- a CDS encoding alpha-amylase family glycosyl hydrolase — MKKTVLTLMALAIIATSCKEEKKEELKETAQTETALPPVSDAMMENSVIYEANIRNYSKEGTFNAFTKDIPELKKLGVKVIWLMPVYPISMKRRKATGDKSIEDITDPNERKKYLGSYYAITDYTAINPDLGTLEDFQKLVKAAHDNGMYVILDWVANHTGWDHKWITEHPEYYEKNKKGEVTDPLNPETGEPWGWTDVAHLDYKSKKLYEPMTNEMLYWVKEQNIDGFRCDVADNVPTDFWNYAIPKLKAVKPVFMLMESDKEYLFKGQFDMGYGWVAHHLMNDVAQGKKPVADLKKFLAEMPGKYEADDIFMNFTSNHDENAWNGTEYERLGDGAEAFAAMAYAMPGMPLIYTGQEYDVNKRIKFFEQDAIEKNKGKMFAVYENLGRLKNEDPALNGGKKPAAFKMLETSGSDKALAFEREKDGKKVIYIANLSNGAASFTVPAEGSYTNYMTGEKVTFAKGQKLDAKPWQYWILTN; from the coding sequence ATGAAAAAAACAGTACTAACCCTTATGGCGCTGGCTATTATCGCCACAAGCTGTAAGGAGGAGAAAAAAGAGGAATTAAAGGAAACCGCTCAAACCGAAACCGCACTGCCGCCTGTAAGCGATGCCATGATGGAGAACAGCGTGATCTATGAGGCGAACATCCGTAACTATTCGAAAGAGGGGACGTTTAATGCTTTTACTAAAGATATTCCGGAACTGAAAAAGCTGGGCGTAAAAGTAATTTGGCTTATGCCGGTATACCCGATTTCGATGAAGCGCAGGAAGGCTACCGGCGATAAGTCGATCGAAGATATCACCGACCCGAATGAAAGGAAAAAATACCTGGGCAGCTATTATGCCATTACCGACTATACCGCCATCAACCCCGACCTGGGTACGCTGGAGGACTTTCAAAAGCTGGTAAAAGCGGCACATGACAACGGCATGTATGTGATACTCGACTGGGTGGCTAACCATACCGGCTGGGATCACAAATGGATCACCGAGCACCCTGAATACTACGAAAAGAACAAAAAAGGCGAGGTAACCGACCCGCTAAACCCCGAGACCGGCGAGCCATGGGGCTGGACTGATGTAGCCCACCTGGATTATAAGAGCAAAAAACTCTACGAGCCCATGACGAATGAAATGCTATACTGGGTAAAGGAGCAGAATATAGATGGCTTCCGTTGTGATGTTGCGGATAATGTACCGACCGATTTCTGGAACTACGCGATACCGAAGCTAAAAGCCGTGAAGCCGGTGTTCATGCTGATGGAAAGCGACAAGGAGTACCTTTTCAAAGGCCAGTTCGATATGGGTTATGGCTGGGTAGCACACCACCTGATGAACGATGTGGCACAGGGCAAAAAGCCGGTAGCCGACCTGAAGAAATTCCTCGCAGAGATGCCCGGCAAATATGAAGCGGACGACATTTTTATGAATTTTACCTCCAACCACGACGAGAATGCCTGGAACGGCACTGAGTATGAAAGGCTGGGCGATGGTGCTGAGGCTTTCGCTGCAATGGCGTATGCGATGCCGGGCATGCCGCTCATTTATACCGGTCAGGAATACGATGTGAACAAACGCATCAAGTTCTTTGAGCAAGACGCTATCGAAAAAAACAAAGGGAAGATGTTTGCCGTATATGAAAATCTGGGCAGGCTGAAAAATGAAGATCCGGCGCTGAACGGCGGCAAAAAACCTGCAGCGTTCAAAATGCTGGAAACATCAGGAAGTGATAAAGCCCTGGCTTTCGAAAGGGAAAAGGACGGCAAAAAAGTAATTTATATTGCCAATCTTTCTAACGGCGCTGCAAGCTTTACCGTACCTGCAGAGGGCAGTTACACCAACTACATGACCGGCGAAAAGGTAACGTTTGCCAAAGGTCAAAAGTTGGACGCAAAGCCGTGGCAGTACTGGATATTGACAAATTAA
- a CDS encoding alpha-amylase family glycosyl hydrolase — MKKYLIPAFAALTLTGCSSTKVASAKTPFVWEGANMYFLMTDRFANGDKSNDVTLGRTKETGKLRGFEGGDIKGITQKIEEGYFDKLGINAIWLTPIVEQIHDATNEGQGNTYGFHGYWAKDWTVLDPNFGTEKDLAELVEKAHKHGIRIVLDGVINHTGPVTAMDAVWPSDWVRTEPQCKYDNYENTTACTLVKNLPDVITESDKEVELPPFLIEKWKKEGRYEQEVKELDAFFKRTGYPRAPKYYIIKWLTDYVRDYGIDGYRADTVKHLGEDVWAEFSKQCDYAFEEWKRNNPGKVVDDTPFFTVGEVYGYGISGQRLYDFGDKKVDYFANGFTALINFEMKYSATKPYEEMFSYYSGILNGNLEGKSVLNYLASHDDGGPFDKKRERAIEAGTKLLLAPGISQVYYGDESARPLEVPGAEGDANLRSFMNWDDIANNSETQKVLAHYQKLGQFRKNHPAVGAGAHAMITASPYVFERTYGKGIDDSVVIGLDLPKGKKTIIIADVFREGAKVRDAYSGKTATVKGGNVELDTEFDIVLLEKI; from the coding sequence ATGAAAAAATACCTCATACCTGCCTTCGCGGCCCTCACGCTTACCGGATGCTCATCCACGAAAGTGGCGTCGGCAAAAACGCCCTTTGTGTGGGAAGGCGCCAACATGTATTTCCTGATGACCGACCGTTTTGCTAATGGCGACAAAAGCAACGATGTGACATTAGGACGTACAAAAGAAACCGGAAAGCTGCGTGGTTTTGAAGGGGGGGATATAAAAGGTATTACGCAAAAAATAGAAGAAGGCTATTTCGATAAGCTCGGCATCAACGCCATCTGGCTTACGCCGATAGTGGAGCAGATACACGATGCTACCAACGAAGGGCAGGGTAACACCTATGGCTTTCACGGCTATTGGGCAAAAGACTGGACGGTACTTGATCCGAATTTCGGAACCGAAAAAGACCTCGCCGAACTTGTAGAAAAAGCCCACAAACATGGTATCCGCATTGTACTTGATGGTGTAATTAACCATACAGGGCCGGTTACCGCAATGGATGCCGTCTGGCCATCGGACTGGGTACGCACCGAACCGCAGTGCAAATATGATAATTATGAAAACACTACTGCCTGCACTTTGGTGAAAAACCTTCCGGATGTGATTACGGAAAGCGATAAGGAGGTAGAACTCCCGCCTTTTTTAATCGAAAAATGGAAAAAGGAAGGCCGGTATGAGCAAGAGGTAAAAGAGCTTGATGCTTTCTTCAAGCGCACCGGCTACCCTCGGGCACCAAAATATTACATCATCAAATGGCTTACGGATTATGTGCGCGACTATGGCATAGACGGTTACCGTGCCGATACCGTGAAGCATTTGGGCGAGGATGTCTGGGCAGAATTCAGTAAGCAGTGTGATTATGCTTTTGAAGAATGGAAGAGAAACAATCCCGGCAAAGTAGTGGATGATACTCCGTTTTTTACCGTAGGTGAAGTGTATGGCTATGGTATTTCGGGACAGAGGCTCTATGATTTTGGTGATAAGAAAGTAGATTATTTTGCGAACGGATTTACGGCGCTCATCAATTTTGAGATGAAGTACAGCGCTACAAAGCCTTACGAAGAAATGTTCAGCTATTACTCAGGCATCCTTAATGGGAACCTTGAAGGAAAGTCGGTGCTGAATTACCTCGCTTCGCATGACGATGGCGGGCCATTCGATAAAAAACGCGAAAGAGCGATTGAGGCAGGGACAAAGCTGCTGCTGGCTCCCGGCATTTCGCAGGTGTATTATGGGGATGAGTCGGCACGCCCGTTGGAAGTTCCCGGAGCTGAAGGCGATGCCAACCTGCGCTCGTTCATGAACTGGGACGATATTGCCAATAATTCCGAAACCCAAAAAGTACTGGCGCATTACCAAAAGCTGGGGCAGTTCCGCAAAAACCATCCTGCTGTAGGTGCAGGCGCGCATGCTATGATAACCGCTTCGCCTTACGTATTCGAAAGGACGTATGGCAAAGGGATAGATGACAGCGTGGTCATTGGCCTCGATCTCCCAAAAGGCAAAAAGACGATCATTATTGCCGATGTTTTTCGGGAAGGCGCAAAAGTGCGTGATGCCTATTCAGGCAAAACGGCAACAGTGAAAGGCGGTAATGTAGAACTGGACACAGAATTTGATATAGTATTACTTGAAAAGATATAA
- a CDS encoding NADAR family protein, protein MRYSKEKLIADKGPKEYLFFWGHQPSKDGSITKSCFSQWWESAFTVDGTEYKSAEHWMMAKKAALFGDSEMEARILECITPVEAKKLGREVRGYDDALWTANRYNIVMQGNYHKFSQNEALKNFLLSTGDHILVEASPVDPIWGIGLEENSADAFQPENWRGLNLLGFAIMEAREHITNNETL, encoded by the coding sequence ATGAGATATTCAAAAGAAAAATTGATAGCCGATAAAGGCCCTAAAGAATACCTGTTCTTTTGGGGACACCAGCCTTCGAAAGACGGCAGCATCACCAAATCCTGCTTCAGCCAGTGGTGGGAAAGTGCATTTACAGTTGATGGTACTGAATACAAGTCAGCCGAACACTGGATGATGGCAAAGAAAGCAGCCTTGTTTGGCGATAGCGAAATGGAAGCAAGGATATTGGAATGCATTACACCTGTCGAAGCCAAAAAATTGGGCCGTGAAGTGCGCGGTTATGACGATGCTCTTTGGACAGCAAACCGCTACAACATCGTGATGCAGGGCAATTACCATAAGTTCAGCCAAAATGAGGCATTGAAGAATTTTTTGCTCAGCACTGGCGACCACATTTTGGTGGAAGCCAGTCCGGTCGACCCGATATGGGGAATTGGACTTGAGGAGAACAGCGCCGATGCCTTTCAACCGGAAAACTGGCGTGGGCTGAACCTGTTGGGCTTTGCCATTATGGAAGCAAGAGAACATATAACCAACAACGAAACACTATAA
- a CDS encoding NUDIX hydrolase, translating to MLQNIRIAVDAVVFGYQNSQLYVLLIRQKFGQEEAYWALPGGLVHDDEPLIDAVKRELQEETNVAVNYLEQLYTFGDDTGRDSRNRVISVAYFALIDSSKTVIKAATDAENVQWCAIDEVPALAFDHNLIITTAFARLKAKLTYQPVGFDLLPAEFLFSELENLYCIILQKEIDRRNFRKKIMSFGIVEDTGQLSDKKEGRPAKLFRFNKAKYQAMEKEGFHFEIKFA from the coding sequence ATGCTGCAAAATATCAGGATCGCCGTAGATGCCGTTGTTTTCGGTTACCAAAATAGCCAGCTTTACGTACTCCTCATCCGGCAAAAGTTTGGGCAGGAAGAGGCTTACTGGGCGCTTCCCGGCGGACTTGTGCATGACGATGAGCCGCTTATAGATGCCGTAAAACGCGAGTTGCAGGAGGAGACCAACGTGGCCGTGAATTATCTGGAACAGCTCTATACTTTTGGTGATGATACCGGCCGCGACTCCCGTAACAGGGTGATATCGGTGGCTTATTTTGCGCTTATTGATTCCTCCAAAACGGTTATTAAGGCAGCTACCGATGCCGAGAACGTGCAGTGGTGTGCCATTGATGAGGTGCCTGCGCTTGCCTTCGACCACAACCTGATAATCACCACTGCCTTTGCCCGCCTTAAAGCAAAACTCACCTACCAGCCTGTTGGTTTCGACCTGCTTCCGGCTGAATTCCTCTTTTCGGAACTTGAAAACCTGTATTGCATAATTTTACAGAAGGAGATCGATCGTAGGAATTTCCGGAAAAAGATAATGAGCTTCGGGATTGTTGAGGATACAGGTCAGCTATCCGACAAAAAAGAAGGCCGCCCGGCAAAGCTTTTCCGCTTCAATAAAGCCAAATACCAGGCTATGGAAAAGGAAGGATTCCACTTCGAAATAAAGTTTGCGTAA
- a CDS encoding T9SS type A sorting domain-containing protein, translating to MMKKLLLLSAVFLMGTASMFADFANIGIVGGSTSVGWTPANAFAMTTTDGVTYSYQGLVITVPGSDPGVKFVQDNAWTINWGGGSFPSGTGTQNGANIPATNGTWDVTLNIATGAYSFVPAGVIYDDVYLVSGAIDFSLMTDNGVNYRKEYVTFDNAANVAFTVNDSPTGWGSSSFPTGTAVTGQEIPVPANSYNIEFNLDTKEYSFDFLKISLVGTGVFADDPNWGTDLDFTSDNGVDYTVDSFVFPGGEAKFRVNHQWNTAWGGTDFPAGTASSAGDAPNLNITAGTYSVTFNRVTGAYSFNTLAGTKDFNANTISVYPNPSQNAWNFNAGSNTIAAVQIVDVSGKIVYNATVNAAETTVNASAFASGMYFARLTSGNAVQTVRVVKN from the coding sequence ATGATGAAAAAATTACTGTTGCTATCGGCAGTATTCCTTATGGGGACTGCCTCAATGTTTGCCGATTTTGCCAATATCGGCATAGTGGGCGGATCTACTTCGGTGGGGTGGACACCGGCAAACGCATTTGCCATGACAACCACCGATGGTGTAACGTATTCCTATCAGGGTTTGGTGATTACTGTTCCCGGATCTGATCCCGGGGTAAAATTTGTTCAGGATAATGCCTGGACGATAAACTGGGGCGGCGGAAGCTTTCCTTCCGGTACCGGCACGCAGAATGGCGCTAACATCCCGGCGACCAATGGCACATGGGACGTAACCCTTAACATTGCTACCGGTGCTTACAGTTTTGTACCTGCGGGAGTTATCTACGATGACGTATATCTTGTTAGCGGCGCGATTGACTTTTCCCTCATGACAGATAACGGGGTGAATTATCGCAAGGAGTATGTAACTTTTGATAACGCGGCAAACGTTGCCTTTACAGTGAATGACAGCCCAACAGGATGGGGAAGCAGCAGCTTTCCTACAGGCACAGCTGTAACGGGTCAGGAAATTCCGGTTCCGGCCAACAGCTATAATATCGAATTTAATCTTGACACAAAGGAATACAGCTTTGACTTTTTAAAGATAAGCCTTGTAGGTACGGGTGTATTTGCAGATGACCCTAACTGGGGGACAGATCTTGACTTTACGTCTGATAATGGCGTAGACTATACAGTCGATAGTTTTGTTTTCCCGGGCGGTGAAGCAAAATTCAGGGTAAACCACCAGTGGAATACTGCATGGGGCGGCACTGATTTTCCTGCCGGTACAGCTTCTTCAGCCGGCGATGCGCCAAACCTTAACATTACAGCCGGAACGTATTCAGTTACTTTCAACAGGGTAACAGGTGCATATTCATTCAATACACTTGCAGGTACAAAGGATTTCAATGCCAATACTATTTCGGTGTACCCTAACCCATCGCAAAACGCATGGAACTTCAACGCAGGCAGCAACACTATCGCTGCTGTGCAGATCGTGGATGTAAGCGGTAAAATTGTTTACAATGCAACAGTAAATGCTGCTGAAACTACAGTAAACGCATCTGCCTTTGCATCAGGAATGTACTTCGCAAGGCTTACTTCGGGCAATGCGGTACAAACAGTGAGGGTAGTTAAAAACTAA
- a CDS encoding glycerophosphodiester phosphodiesterase, translating into MSFLKIGHRGAKAHAPENTLASFQKALDLGVDGIEFDVHVCATGELVVIHDFTIDRTTSGSGEVHKMALAELKALKVEAEHTIATLDEVMELVDKKCMVNIEMKGRHTAKPVSDFLKNLIRKGYSYDDFIVSSFQREELEEISKLNPDVQLGVLTQASMKEAWDWAEQFNAKAIHPHFSLLTESNVRKAQEAGYKIYTWTVNNPEDIARMKSYGVDGIISDYPERL; encoded by the coding sequence ATGTCATTCCTGAAAATAGGCCACCGCGGCGCAAAAGCCCACGCACCCGAAAACACCCTGGCATCGTTCCAGAAAGCGCTCGATCTGGGTGTGGACGGTATTGAGTTCGACGTACATGTTTGTGCCACGGGCGAATTGGTCGTGATCCATGATTTTACGATAGACCGTACCACCAGCGGCAGTGGCGAAGTGCACAAGATGGCGCTGGCAGAACTCAAAGCCCTAAAAGTTGAAGCTGAACATACAATAGCCACACTTGATGAGGTTATGGAATTGGTGGATAAAAAATGCATGGTAAACATTGAGATGAAGGGCAGGCATACCGCAAAGCCTGTGAGCGATTTCCTGAAAAACCTGATTCGTAAAGGCTATTCTTATGACGATTTTATAGTATCGAGTTTCCAAAGGGAGGAATTGGAGGAGATAAGTAAATTAAACCCGGATGTGCAGTTGGGGGTACTCACCCAGGCCAGCATGAAAGAAGCATGGGACTGGGCAGAGCAATTCAATGCCAAAGCCATCCATCCGCATTTTTCACTGCTTACGGAAAGCAACGTCCGTAAAGCACAGGAGGCAGGCTACAAAATATACACATGGACCGTAAATAATCCTGAAGACATTGCCCGCATGAAAAGCTATGGCGTTGATGGTATCATTTCCGATTATCCCGAACGCTTATGA